TCTTTCTGTTGATCTGCAAAAGAAAGAGAGCATACCGGCGGCCGCGCTCCGCTATTTTTCATACCGCAGTGAGCTGCCGTATGAGCGGATGGCCTATCTGTATGCGTATGTGATGCGCAGACGGGATAAATATCCTGATCTGTACCGGGCGTATTTCCCGGACATGGAGAGGTTTTTGACGGAACAGCTGGAAAAGAGACGGATGAACCAGGACATCGCATTTGTATTCCATGAGATGATACAGGAGGGAATGGTCTCCGAAGAACTGCTTGGCAGATATGCGGACCGGCTGTTCTACCATGAGATCCGGGTGGAGGCATCCGACATCTGCCGGGTCATCGTTGTCTATGGAAAGCTGAGAAATGAGACGATATGGCCGGTGAGCGACGGTGTGGCCTATGTGCCTCTCTATGACAGAGATTTCTGCCTGATCTTTGAGAAAGAGTCCGGAAGCCGTTTTATTTATGAGATCCCATATGAGGATCAGACACTTTTTTATCCGGAAGAAATGCTGTCCGACATCATTCCCGACAATGCGGGTCTGTTTGTGGAGGAGGTCGGCGTTGCGCTCTATCAGTGCGAGCATGGAAAGTGCTATACGGTCGTGGACAAAGGAAATGTGCGCTATGCCCAGCGGCTTTGGAGCAGTGGGCAGATCCGGGAAGCATACAGGGATGAGCTGGGGATGAAGCTGCTCCAGTATTTTTACCAGCAGGATCAGCCTGAGGAGATGGATCAATATCTGACAGGGCTACATCCCAATCGTATGAACGCGAGAGAACGGTCGGAGACCGTACGCTATCTGCTCTCGCGGGGCCTGTATGATACCGCTTATGAATGGATTGTCAGGTATGGGGCGGAGAAGGTGAAGCCAAAAGTGATCGCCCGTCTGTGCAGCAGGCTGCTGCCGCGGTACGATTACATGGAAGCGGAAAACCTGACGATACTGGCGCATATGGCATTCCAGAGAGGGAAATATGACGAAGATATTCTGTGTTATCTCAGCAGATACTTCCGGGGAACCGTGCGGGAGCTTTGGGAACTCTGGTACGCCTGTGACCAGTTTGACACAGGAAGTTATGAGCTCTGTGAGAGACTGCTTCTGCAGATGCTTTTTGCCGGCGAATATATCGCGGAGGAGGCAGAGGTCTACAGGAAATATCTGGAAGGCAGCGCGGATGAGAAATTGGCCGATGCCTGCCTTGCACACTTTGCCTGGCAGTATTTTATGTATGATCAGGAACTGGCGCCTTTTATCTGGAGAGAATTAACGCGTAAGAGTCGCAACGGAGAGCAGCAGGATGAGATCTGCGAGCTTGCACTCTTAAAATATTTTGCCGGGAAGAGCGGTCTGGAAGATGAGGAACGGCAGATGGTGCAGGAGTTCATGGACGATCTGATCCTGAAGAGAGGAATCGTCTTCCCGTTTTTCCGAAAATTTGCGGACATGATTCCGGCGATGGACTGTTACATGGATAAAACGTTTCTCGAATACCGCTCAGAGACAGAAAACCCGGTCATCCTTCACTATATGCGCAAGTCCCGGGATAAGAGCGGGGAATACCGGATGGAAGAACTGAAAAACTGTTATGCCGGTATTTATGTCAGGAGTTTCCAGCTCTTTGCGGGCGAGGTCGTACAGTATTATATTACCGAGAAAAAGGGAGAAAAGGAAAAGCTGGTGGAAAGCGGCACTTTGGGCGGAGACGGAGAAGCGGACAGGTCAGAGGTGGGACGTTTTGGGATGATCAATCATTTGATCGACGATGCTTTGCATGGCAGGGAAGAAAAGGCCAGGAAGATACTGGGGCAATATTATGAGACGGAGTTTTCTGCCGGAAAATTGTTTACACTTTTGTAATGCGGATAAAAGGCGATCAGAATGTTTTTGGATAAAGAGACTTTTACAGGAAAGAAAAATAAGATCATTGTCGGATATGATCTGGGAGACCAATGGTCTCAGATCAGCTTCTGCCATTTTGACGGGGAGGAACCGAGGACATTATCGGTGGTGGCCGGGGAAGAGCAGTATGATTTTCCGACCGTTTTATGCCGCCGCAGGGAAGTTGATCAGTGGGTCTGCGGAAAGGAAGCGGTGAAGCTGGCGGCGGAAGGCCGGGGGATGGCGGTGGAACACCTGCTGACACTGGCGAGAGATGGCAGTGAAGTGGAGGTAGGGGAAGAAAAGCTCGATCCGGTTGCTTTGCTGGCACTGTTTATAAAGCGGAGTCTGTCGCTTCTGGGCATGAATGCGCTCACTCAGCAGATCGATCTGATGATGATCACGGTGGAGGAACTGGACAGACGTACGATAGAAGTGCTGAGTCAGGCAGTATCACTCATGCAGCTTTCCGCAGAGCAGATCAGTTTTCAGAGCTATGCGGAGAGCTTTTATCATTACATGCTTCATCAGCCGAGGGAACTCTGGCTGGGAGAGGCGTTTGTCTGTGACTATGAGAATGCAGGGATGAAGACGTATCGCCTGGAGTGCAATAAACGGACGACGCCTGTCGTCGCCTATGTGGAAGACCGGGAGTATCCACAGATGCAGGACGACGACGGGATGCTGCTGAATATTCTTGAAGAAAACTGCGGCGAGAGAACGGTCTCTTCCGCCTATCTGATTGGCAGAGGATTTGAGGGAGACTGGTATCAACAGTCTCTCCGCTATCTGTGCCGGGGCAGGCGGGTTTTCAAAGGCAATAATCTGTACAGCAAAGGGGCCTGTTTTGGCGCAAGAGCAAAGGTGATTCCGGATGAGACGGAAAAGCAGTATGTATTTCTCGGCAAAGATAAGCTGCAGGCTAATGTGGGTATGGGGGCGCTGCGCAGGGGCGAGGACTCTTACTATGCGCTTTTACATGCGGGGACCAACTGGTTTGAGGCGCAGAAGCAGTGCGAGTTTTATCTTGAGAGCGGCAATTCCTTTTCTATCCGTGTTATTTCTCTGACAGGGAAGGAAAGTAAGGAGATCGAGATCATATTGAACGATCTGCCGGTTCGCAGTGAACGCGCGACACGGATCAGGATGCTGATCACTATGGA
The sequence above is a segment of the Lachnospiraceae bacterium JLR.KK008 genome. Coding sequences within it:
- a CDS encoding DUF5716 family protein, with protein sequence MFLDKETFTGKKNKIIVGYDLGDQWSQISFCHFDGEEPRTLSVVAGEEQYDFPTVLCRRREVDQWVCGKEAVKLAAEGRGMAVEHLLTLARDGSEVEVGEEKLDPVALLALFIKRSLSLLGMNALTQQIDLMMITVEELDRRTIEVLSQAVSLMQLSAEQISFQSYAESFYHYMLHQPRELWLGEAFVCDYENAGMKTYRLECNKRTTPVVAYVEDREYPQMQDDDGMLLNILEENCGERTVSSAYLIGRGFEGDWYQQSLRYLCRGRRVFKGNNLYSKGACFGARAKVIPDETEKQYVFLGKDKLQANVGMGALRRGEDSYYALLHAGTNWFEAQKQCEFYLESGNSFSIRVISLTGKESKEIEIILNDLPVRSERATRIRMLITMESGEDVSVTMEDLGFGEIYPATHKIWQEHFKI
- a CDS encoding DUF5717 family protein — protein: MDRREKIAEMLAARSVCREGSLSFSCPKVECCVKAGQSVEGSFCMTGREDTVLTGTVVTGDLRMHCLKSEFTGNPSEVFYRFDSTGLEEREVCTGEFKIVSNQGEYTLPYAITVQPELFETSLGPMKNLFHFANLAKTNWREAVEVFYSPGFETVLSGNDRQYLNGYRALSALPRQEQKVEEFLIWVRKKQPVAYTCDRDSVVISASEDMIREVITLTRDGWGHTRLLVETKGRFLQAEKDVLTDDDFLGDQCHCGLIIFRDALHGGRNYGKVRFFNEYVSLEIAVCAEHKKRTPVRRRKGKRRKLLEFYQQYLQYSVGRLSKQEWLASTEAIVSGMNYYGKENPVKELFQAQLQLTKERYKEAKWLLDYAGNVIVPEETRPETVCYYLYLTTLTSKDGHYIRAVTEEIRRIYQTDPTNWQVAWLLLYLDEECGKSVSRKWLFLEQQFERGCRSPIWYMEAAMLVRKNPALLMKTTPFVMQTLNFMAKYDFLTDACIGQVHYLADRLKQYSERMYAVLQVCYEKKKDVETLRAICTLLIKGNKIGPAYAVWYRKGIECELWITRLYEHYILSVDLQKKESIPAAALRYFSYRSELPYERMAYLYAYVMRRRDKYPDLYRAYFPDMERFLTEQLEKRRMNQDIAFVFHEMIQEGMVSEELLGRYADRLFYHEIRVEASDICRVIVVYGKLRNETIWPVSDGVAYVPLYDRDFCLIFEKESGSRFIYEIPYEDQTLFYPEEMLSDIIPDNAGLFVEEVGVALYQCEHGKCYTVVDKGNVRYAQRLWSSGQIREAYRDELGMKLLQYFYQQDQPEEMDQYLTGLHPNRMNARERSETVRYLLSRGLYDTAYEWIVRYGAEKVKPKVIARLCSRLLPRYDYMEAENLTILAHMAFQRGKYDEDILCYLSRYFRGTVRELWELWYACDQFDTGSYELCERLLLQMLFAGEYIAEEAEVYRKYLEGSADEKLADACLAHFAWQYFMYDQELAPFIWRELTRKSRNGEQQDEICELALLKYFAGKSGLEDEERQMVQEFMDDLILKRGIVFPFFRKFADMIPAMDCYMDKTFLEYRSETENPVILHYMRKSRDKSGEYRMEELKNCYAGIYVRSFQLFAGEVVQYYITEKKGEKEKLVESGTLGGDGEADRSEVGRFGMINHLIDDALHGREEKARKILGQYYETEFSAGKLFTLL